tttcctctgccGTCATTCACATtagcaaaacacacatgcatagcAAGACCCCGGCTAATAGTTTCAGACATCTTCTTAGCACAAGAACTTTGTTAAACAACTCCTTATTATCACTGACCACTGGCAATGAAAGTAATGTACCTTGAATAGGTCATCAGCATTGTAGGACAACAGTCTGAGGGGGTGTTAGACCAAATGTTATTCATTATACACtcattattgttttggttttctttttggtctgtagtcctgtgtgtggtgtcacaGACCTTCATCACTATGACAAATGTCAACTCTTATTAATTTAAGTTAACTGCAGACCAGAGCTTCACACAGAATCTCGCCTTCTATCAGAAGTGTGTATGAACACTGACAGGATGATCATCATCTCTTACACTCAGCTACGTCTGGGTTTGACCTTTCACAACGGCAGCATGGACAATCACAATTAGTCTCATCTAAATTAATTTGTTATGTCACTACAAACTGAATTACatcacagcttctctctctgccttctttctttctcctaaCCTGTTCGTTTTTGTGTGCTCTGTGCTTTGAATATGTGATTCTCTACAATGTGTTCTTGTTTTCAAGTCAAGTAAAGTCTTatttattaatacatatttaaaaaaataacatgttgACCAAAGTACTGTGCAGACTagaaaatcacaaataaaagaaaaccagacataaacatgaatacacacagcTCAGCCACACAACAATGCACCTGTGAGCTGTGCTTTGTTAAAACATGCGCTTTTGAATACAGCTGTACATTTTAATACTTTGGCTCTCTGACTGAGTCATACTGGAGCATCACTTGGTCATGTATTAACTGTACAAGTGGCCATATTGTGAAAACCTTTCCATACAGTCATACTCTAACGACCACTCTCTTATCCTATTGCTGAGTTTAACTCTTCTAGCAGTACCAACTAACTGATTACTGAATATGTTTATACttgatataaacatataaatacttAAAGACATTTCTGATTAAATTTGTTGATTGGCTTTTGCTGTCAGTATCAATATATCCACTATgagctcttgttttttttgtttttttttcaaaagatcACAAAAACATTCTCATGATTTCTCTATTAATGACAGGGAGATGGAGAAGCTTATTTAAAAGTATATCCAACTTCCCTTGATGTCTCTTTCACCCTATCACTGCTAATATCCAGCACAGTAATCAGAAACTGGTTAAACTAGTTGTGAAGGCCACAAGTCACTGATCccagagcagagggaaggaagagaggagaaggaagtcATGGGCAAAATAAGGTACAGCTGGCAGCGTCATGAGTACCAGTGGAGACAGATGATAAGCTACACCTTGTCCAGACAATCCCAGACTCCTACAAATGTTTATGACTTGAGAAAAAACAGGCACTATGATACACAGTGGGATTTAACAATGATGTAGCCCAGCACTCAAGCTTTCATAAAATGGACTCTTGAGGGCGTTAGACCTGTACCTCACTGGGAATTGAAGTGGTAACCTCCATCAGTCAAAAACCTGCTTCTCTAAAATGTAGGCCACCGCTGCCCtatgatccctcactggcttcccacttACAAGTGCTGCAAGTAGTTGTGTTTTGAATGCCTGCTATGTTGTTGGGAACTGAACCCATGTTACTGTAGGGTATTAGTCCATCTGCATGTTTACAAAATAATTTGAAATTCATGTTTCTTGTGCAATATTAGATATTTTTgaacttacaaaaaaaatgtgtatgtgaatttatcatgtcattgtgtttatttatcagGGCCAATACTCATTCATCTAAAGAAAGTGTAATAAGGTTCATTTTCATGCAAAGGCACTATAGATCTAAAttcacatgtgttttttttttctctagatgttaatgttaatttcaGTATTTGTCATGTTAGCGTTATTCCCATGAATAAAGTGACACTATAATGTTATAACCACCTCACCATTGCCAGGTTTACATCATGCCTTTTAATTAGATTTCCTTTCATGCGCAGTTCCTACACAGCCAAGAGTCATTATGCTGGTAAGAACGATAGGGTTTTCTCACATGATTAAAATGACTCTAAGTCCGGAAGGCTCAGTGTTTTTCAGAGACCCTCTGATGTaggcctgcctgtctgtctgtgctgctatAAAAGCTGCCACCGCTCAGGCAGCGCCGTTATTTCCACCCTCAGCTTCAGAAAACACTTTACCGAGAGACGCACTTCAGCATGTCGGTGGCTCTGCGCACACAGCTGTTCCTCTTCCTGATCTCCCTCTCATCAAGGATGGGGCTCAGTCGCTACATTGaggtgagacttttttttattgataatcAATAATGCCACATTGCTTTTTCAAGTTTAAGTTAGGCAGGTTAAACTGATGTCCATAAAGTTTCTGGGCGACTACAGCTGGAACATAGAATTTGACGtctgtttcttttatgttttttattcaggACAACGAAGCTGCAGATGGATTATACTCTCTGCTCAGTTTGGACCAGAAAAGAGAATCAGAGGATTTTATTTTCCGCCGACCTCTCAGTGAGTGCAGCAGTAAACAATGGCTTTATTCAGTAGCTGATTATGCTTAACACTGACCACTTAGCAAATAACAAGTAAACGATTTCACAATTAAAAGTATGTGAAGGGgtgagatgaaaacatttagtGTTAGAGAGGTGTTCCTTTCAGCTCCAGTGTCCAGACAGGTACTGctgatcagtcagtcagttaatcCATGCCTACATCTTTATTGTACATAAACTCTAACCTGTTGCAAGTGTAAAGTGTACACAGCAGAATATCATAAATTAACACAGTGTCATTTTTTGTCCACTTTTAATTAACACTTCTAGATAAATTTGGTATAAACCCCCCAGAGTCTCATCAGCTCTACTGCATGGGCTCTCCAGTCAACACTTGTTAATTGGACACTGCAAGACTTGTTATGTGTGACCATGATATTTATCACACTTTGAGTTCATGACTAATTTTATTCACACCATGTTTACTTTCTTGTGGTCAAATGccaagtgaaaacattttgtcaatatgtgtgtctgtgtggtttgtAGGATGTCTGGACATGCTGGCCACTGATGGCTACTTCACTTTCGTGGCGTCTCAGCCACAGTTGGCCTGTGCTACTTTCATCATCGCTGAGCCcagtgaggtcatcagtctGGAGCTGTCTGACGTCAGTATCGACTGCAGTGCCGGAGACTTCATCAAGGTTGGCTCCATGCACCAAAAATAACACCCACACATCCCCAACCCCTGCTGTGAGTAGAGGACAGGAAGTTCACTCCTTTGCCATTGAATTCTatttcatcttcttttgtttgattaaaaCGGTGCCAGATTTAAGGGGCAAACACACCGGATCCTCACTACATTGGTCACATTACCCGGAGCCAGTGTGGGAAGAGAAGCTTTAGTTCTAAAGCCAAACCACCCGTAAGACTGCTTTTTCAGTCCATGTGAGCCAAACTGGTAAAAGGCATAGCAGGGAGAAGAACTTTATAACTGGGTTTGTCGGCTGGGTCAAGGTGTTATTTGATAACTAATTGTGGTTACATGAGATCTGCACAGATCGGTCCTATTTGGCAAGAGAAAGATGCCCAACACAACAGCACAGTTTTTGAACACAGAGATGAgatttacaaaatatttataGACCAAAATTCACATTGGATTATCCCTGGaattaaatatgatttacaGCAGTATTTGCTAATGAGCTAACACATTCTTTGGTTATTCAAAGACAGTCATACATTTGGACATTTGGGAAACTGATGTACTATTTCAAGTCTGCAACTGTTTATATACGCACCTATTTTTTCACATACTATTCAGCCTGTTTATTCCTGTGTAAGTGCATTGAGAATACATTCTCTGCGCCATCAAGTTCTGAAATCCTGATTCATTGTTTACGTTCTTTACAATATAAACAtagcatattttatattatatttatattcactcCATGTATATTCCTCCTGTAGATGTTTGATGGCTGGGTTCTGAAGGGAGAGAAGTTTCCTAGCAGACAGGACCACCAGCTCCCTCTACACCAGCGCTACACAGACTACTGCTCCTCCACAGCAGGAACCACCAGCCGCTCCTCTCAAAATGTTGCCATGATCTTCTTCCGCATTCACAGCCCTGACAGCGGCTTCACCCTCGCTGTCAAAAAGCTACACAACCCCTTCCGTGAGTCCCGCCACGCACCTTTGAAGTCACTTGAGGGCTAAAAAATctaaaagcaaaataaacagatgcaGGATTCATACAAATATATctaaattgtaaataaaaaacaaaatcataagaaaaaaaagcaccaagGCCTTGCATCTAAATCagatttgtgttgtttatgtgtgttgAGTGCTAGGCTGGTGGTACATGCATGTGTACTCTTCCTGGTCATTTGCACTTGGTTGAGCATTAATCAAGGCCGAGAGCGACAGGATAAGATTGAAGGAGGGGGATGCACCTGTTTTCCAGCTGCTGTGTTAACACTGTGTCAAGCAACATAACGATCACAATCTGACTGTGatttaaagacagacaaagaaagcgCTCTGACGCAGAAAAGGGAGTGGATTATCTATTAACAAACAGCATAAATCTCAggccagtgtgtgagattttattaatatattgatGACTAATTGCAACTgtcaacaattaaaaaaaaaaaaacatttaatctgatCACAGGCACCTGTTGTGTTACAAGGTGGCTCCAATTGGATAAAACCGGACACAAAATAGCATATAGCTACATGCAATGATGTGATGTACcttagatataatatataatatatcagcAACATGGTATGCCTCCTAACATGCATAGACTATTCTTGgccaatgaataaaaaatatttaatctgaTTTTGGGACTGTCGTTTTAGGAGAGTTAATTTTGAAAACTGTAATGCACTGACAAGCAGCATTAACACGAAaagcagattttatttatatttattatgttccTCTGTAaatgtgattgacaggtggaaaATGATTCACATACACAACCATTAAAAGTGTAAATCTTGCACTTGCAACACAAATAATACTCCATAATGTTCATTCTAATATTCTCTCCTCAGTGTTGATTGGCATGGATCCTTCACCATGAAAATGTCACTAAATGAACAACATGCCCGCAGGAGTAAAGTGTTCCGACTCCTGTTGGTGCCTGTCTAATGTACCATACTGTTATCAATTcagatttcattattttcttatcTTTTTCATCAGAACTCGAATTGGATTTTCATGCTCAGGCCTAATTGTGTCCCCTCCCTGCAGTCAGTCTCGATTGTGTCCAATTTGTGACATGAGGTGTCAGTAATGAGTTTCTCTGGTGATGGGGAACTGTTCATTCGAAactcctccttctttctgtgtgtgtgtgtgtgtgtgtgtgtgtgtgtgtgtgtgtgtgtgtgtgtgtgtgtgtgtgtgtgtgtgtgtgtgaaaagccTGTAACATCATGTCTCAGAGTCCAGAGGGCAGCTTCACAATGGTGATGCCATACGAGCGCAGGAACTGCAGCTTCTCCATCATCTATCCTGTGGAGGTCCGACTGACAGAACTCAGCCTCGGGCAGGCCAAGAGCAATGAGCTCAGCCCACATGTGAGATACACATAgattcacacaaacatacacctCTCTCAGTCATAGACGAAGTACTCTCACTTTACTGAAATTCTTCTTTAATTCTTCTTTATAATTCACAAAGACAGTATTATGGCAATTTAAAGAGACAGGCCTATAGTTTGACCATGGTAGTGCAATCTCAAACAGATGTtgatgcatgtgtttgtctgtgtaccAGTTTTACTAATCATATGAACCTTTTTGTTAATGCAGCTTGAcataattttatttctatttaccAAAGTTCAGTTCACCATTAAGATCCATCAGCCTCTGGTCAGAATTAATCCCGTTTTCCTAAGCATGAACCCTAATCGAGGGGAAACACTTGTTCCAGTAGCTTGGTCCTAAACTTCTGAATGGCTGCCCACATCAGAGATTTATTCTGCAATTCACATGGGCCTGGTGTTGTGCTGATGATGGCTCTTTCCGCCAGTTAGAGAAGCAATTGCCCAATCTTCTGACATGATGTATGTAGCTATGTAACTATATTTGTGAAAATAGCAACAGAAAAATAAGTGTTTAAGAGATTGATGCAGCTGTACAGGATTTTGTTAGTTGAAAtggaacaaaaatgaaattcagTTTGCATAGCATGCAatagcatcatcatcatcatcatcatcatcatcatcattgacTTTTTGAAGTGATTTAGTTTGTGTGAGGTGagttttatgtatttcagtATTTCCAAAAACTTTTTTCTGCAATATTTTGTTCACTTAACTAGTAatctaaattattttttcatagaAACCCAGTAAGTAGGGTGACTTTATCATGACCCTATGACATATTTGGAAATAtacttattcactttctttcatAGAGTTGATGATCAATAGTTCTTTACAGCCAGGAGATAGTTAGCATGATTTGGggcaaagactggaaacagtggaAAACCAGCCAGCCCAGCTCCGTCCAAGtataacaaaatccacctctAATGAAcatcttatttgtttaatcaAGACGAATACTAAAGTGTAAAAATTACTGTAGGTTTGGACAGTTTCCactgtttatgctaagctaagctaagctaactggcttcTACAGCTATCTAGTGTCGCTGTACGGACATGACAGTTGTATCAATCGTCTTATGTAACTCCTGGCAAGAAAGCGAATAAACATATTTGTCCTATTTTGACCTTATCCATATTGCAGTTGCCATGCGTGGATACTCTAGCAACTGAAAAACATTGGcagtaaactgtaaataatCCAGGCTATTTGAATGTCGTCCAAAACCCAATGTTCTGTTtagcttgttttgttctttaatcGTTTACAGACCCACACTGGTGTCTTAAATGACTCTGTTGTCAGCAGTTGTTCTGCTTTAACAGGTGCAACAGAGCCGAATTAGACTTCCATGGCAACAGGTCAAATTAGgcagtgaaaacacctgtgtgggcaTACAATAACTATGAAGGGGCTTCAATCAGTTAATTTCATGAACAAAACCAAGCATTGAacgttacagttacagtaaacTGTGAACCATTCATATTGAATGTTCACTAGAGATGTTGGTAAGTTTCtgatgtatatgttattatactAACAATAAAGATTATATACAAAACACTAAAGTGTTAGCTAACTAGTCCGCTTGACTTGACAACTTAAAAAGTGCTAATATGTTACTTGTTTtgcactgcccccaagtggccaaaaaaaagtaaagttgtAAGTAAAGTTACATAAACATTTTCCCAAATACCATAAAAGAATACCAAAGGTTACAAGAAGAGTAAATGAAGCCTACAACCACCAGTAAGTacataaaagttaaaagttcaACTCATAGAACAAAGCTGCAACATGTGAtgtaaaaacctgaaaaatcaAACATTGCATAAAAAGGttaacagaaaaatgtcaatatttaaAGTATggaaatagataaatagatactTAATGGTTCAAGTGTTACAGTTCCAAAGATTTTCAGTAATAAACACCACATGAAGTCCATAGAAATGGCGTAAATCATGCTAATGAaaagactgaacaaaacaaaatgactccTGAGGATGTTGGCAGCTGTTTGGACACTGGCTGCCAGACTGCTGACATTATGATAAACTGTGAGTGTTGCATTTGCTGGGCCAAATACAACAACCTGACATTTCTACTCAGATATTGAGGAAAGTTGTAAGTGTTCCAAAGTCAAGTGTTACGTTTTCAAAGAAAATTTGCCCGACCAGTTTTACAGCCAAATACAGCTGCATGTAATCACATTTTATATAAGTAGTATGATAAAAGAAGAGCAtagatagaaaacatgatgaaccAAGGACTGAACCTTGCAAGACCCTTTAGTTTGAGGGTATTTAGTATTATTCTGAACAACAGAATATCAAGGCTACTGCTGATATGATAGAACTGTGACTCTAATTATTGCTCTGATCAATGCACATTAACCAACAAATGGAGACCAAGCTGGAAatgttttcttcctttaaaacacagttatgtttattttcagtatgTCTTGCCAAGACATTGAGACCTGACAAATGTGCTGAATGCAAAGTCTTGAAGTCAactgtttgaatattttgtaACCTGCATCTTGACATCTCTGTTAACATTGGCTCAaagctgttttcattcattttttattgcttATATTTTTCTTCATTGTGTATCATGGCTTACATGCGACACCATCCTCATGCATGTGCTGGTAGACACAAGAATCAACAAAATGGGGACCTGGTTAGTTGACATTTAGTTACACTTCTGCaccatattttattgtttgttttttcagaggCAGGTTTGGTCGGGCTGTTCAGGGTCTGGTGACTATGTAGAGCTGCTAGGAGGGAATGGCGTGGACACCTCTAAGATGTACCCTGTAG
This genomic stretch from Larimichthys crocea isolate SSNF chromosome III, L_crocea_2.0, whole genome shotgun sequence harbors:
- the LOC104930134 gene encoding corticotropin-releasing factor-binding protein: MLLPPLRQRRYFHPQLQKTLYRETHFSMSVALRTQLFLFLISLSSRMGLSRYIEDNEAADGLYSLLSLDQKRESEDFIFRRPLRCLDMLATDGYFTFVASQPQLACATFIIAEPSEVISLELSDVSIDCSAGDFIKMFDGWVLKGEKFPSRQDHQLPLHQRYTDYCSSTAGTTSRSSQNVAMIFFRIHSPDSGFTLAVKKLHNPFPCNIMSQSPEGSFTMVMPYERRNCSFSIIYPVEVRLTELSLGQAKSNELSPHRQVWSGCSGSGDYVELLGGNGVDTSKMYPVADLCFSLSGLAQMRIGCDNSVVRLVSSGNYINRVSFQYRLLEQRELPKARENSLDNFCAVE